Proteins found in one Paenibacillus dendritiformis genomic segment:
- the eutM gene encoding ethanolamine utilization microcompartment protein EutM: MKSEALGLIETKGLVGSIEAADAMVKAANVTLIGKEMVGGGLVTVMVRGDVGAVKAATDAGAAAAQRVGELISVHVIPRPHSEVEHILPAGKQ, encoded by the coding sequence ATGAAATCGGAAGCATTGGGTTTAATTGAAACAAAAGGTTTGGTAGGTTCTATCGAAGCAGCAGATGCAATGGTCAAAGCGGCCAATGTCACCCTGATTGGCAAAGAGATGGTAGGCGGCGGCCTTGTTACCGTAATGGTACGTGGCGATGTAGGTGCGGTGAAAGCGGCAACGGACGCTGGTGCCGCAGCCGCACAGCGCGTAGGGGAACTGATATCCGTACATGTGATTCCTCGTCCTCACAGTGAAGTGGAACACATTCTTCCCGCTGGTAAGCAATAA
- a CDS encoding DinB family protein, with protein sequence MVRHLAVAERVWLSRLQSKSSAQYSLWEEAEDLTAIRTMFEENVEQYRVYIEGLEESELDEMIDYANQSGVPFRTSVRDILLQVLLHGQYHRGRSTGHFGSNRQSLSKSITSRSRGFNGA encoded by the coding sequence CTGGTTCGGCACCTAGCAGTCGCGGAACGAGTCTGGCTGTCCCGATTGCAGAGCAAAAGCAGCGCGCAATATTCGTTGTGGGAGGAAGCGGAAGACCTGACGGCGATCCGGACGATGTTCGAAGAAAACGTCGAGCAATATCGCGTCTATATCGAAGGACTCGAGGAATCCGAGTTGGACGAGATGATCGACTATGCGAACCAGAGCGGGGTTCCGTTCCGAACGTCCGTCCGGGACATCCTGTTGCAGGTCCTCTTACATGGGCAATATCATCGGGGACGATCAACCGGGCACTTCGGATCGAATCGGCAGAGCCTGTCCAAGTCGATTACATCACGTTCGCGAGGCTTTAATGGGGCCTAA
- a CDS encoding tyrosine-type recombinase/integrase, whose translation MKVEVVEEMASFFHAYCPEGVNSKYRLIVFDDKKEAFIPLTEFYHDQVNRISESSVIAYLNTLEPFFFWLKYKSYYKARKVSWNDDPEAVKEAVRQYLIEQMHCKIRGRDGHEGVYLTSKSSKTVQLFLSAIKGFYKTMIRLKKYTQANPLIDLEYKDSVSEQPGERGNRPRMPKEAGTEEPLSFRKQTDSYFKIINEEWVPEIIGDWDLPYRIYQAGDTQGWRLRDEVITRFMFETGARISEILELTVGDYRKRSDIHELAATNKGSFKRRIKFIRISPETLKLLIKYVNSERRHFASTQVKFNDLPDGEPLFLSTRGTPYTYSAFYSNWSTITKNAGIKLNPHKARHWFVTSMLRGIYEQSETAAQIEDKKKQLIEYMKWRDPETLSVYEHYYDEQKFRDLHEKLQESYMQREKEYFKSAKQRSVVKTPEILTAFELKSSEEKQDWLNEFFEGMEP comes from the coding sequence ATGAAGGTGGAGGTTGTGGAGGAAATGGCTTCGTTTTTTCATGCATATTGTCCTGAAGGAGTGAACAGTAAATACCGTCTCATTGTTTTTGACGATAAGAAGGAAGCGTTCATTCCTCTTACAGAGTTTTATCACGATCAGGTCAACAGAATCAGTGAGAGTTCCGTAATCGCATATTTAAACACCTTAGAACCATTCTTTTTTTGGTTAAAGTACAAAAGTTACTACAAGGCCAGAAAGGTCTCTTGGAATGATGATCCAGAGGCTGTTAAGGAAGCGGTAAGGCAATATTTAATAGAACAGATGCATTGTAAGATTCGTGGCAGAGACGGGCATGAAGGCGTGTACTTAACGAGTAAAAGCTCCAAAACTGTTCAACTGTTTCTGTCCGCTATAAAAGGTTTTTATAAGACCATGATTCGCTTAAAGAAGTATACACAGGCCAATCCACTTATCGATTTAGAATATAAAGATAGTGTTTCTGAACAACCAGGGGAAAGGGGGAACAGACCAAGGATGCCAAAAGAGGCAGGTACCGAGGAACCGCTATCTTTCAGAAAGCAAACGGATTCTTATTTTAAGATCATCAATGAAGAATGGGTACCTGAGATCATTGGGGATTGGGATCTGCCATACCGCATTTATCAGGCTGGGGACACTCAGGGATGGCGGTTAAGGGATGAAGTAATAACCCGGTTTATGTTTGAAACAGGGGCGAGAATATCTGAGATATTAGAACTTACCGTTGGAGATTACAGAAAACGATCGGATATCCATGAACTAGCCGCTACCAATAAAGGCAGCTTTAAGCGACGAATCAAGTTCATTCGGATATCCCCTGAAACATTAAAGTTATTAATAAAATACGTGAACTCAGAGCGACGTCATTTCGCAAGCACACAAGTAAAATTCAACGACTTGCCTGATGGCGAACCATTATTTTTATCAACCAGGGGTACTCCATACACATACTCAGCTTTTTATTCAAATTGGTCTACCATCACCAAAAATGCCGGGATCAAACTAAATCCACATAAAGCAAGGCATTGGTTTGTGACTTCCATGTTGCGCGGCATTTATGAGCAATCTGAAACAGCTGCCCAAATCGAAGACAAGAAGAAGCAGCTTATTGAATATATGAAATGGCGAGACCCAGAGACATTAAGCGTGTATGAGCATTATTACGATGAACAGAAATTCCGAGATTTACATGAGAAGCTTCAGGAGAGCTACATGCAACGCGAGAAAGAGTACTTCAAATCAGCTAAGCAGCGCTCAGTGGTCAAAACACCTGAAATACTTACGGCTTTTGAGCTTAAGAGCTCCGAGGAGAAACAAGACTGGTTAAATGAATTTTTTGAAGGGATGGAACCGTAG
- a CDS encoding aminoglycoside 6-adenylyltransferase, with translation MPLQMHEDFINLAKEKLREDYRLLGLLAGGSMITGFMDEYSDLDLIVVYDARYREEIMDYRIQIAEKLGSLLSAFTGEHVGEPRLIICLYGAPPLHVDLKFVTVQELEQRVENPIILWERGAEISELIQRTSPSYLYSSPQWIEDRFWVWVHYGATKLGRGELFELIDHLTYMRSSALGPLFLIKNGELPTGVRRLEKYVSEELEELKETVPNHSTESCYHALQMTIRLYQQLRQHVGNIEYKKEAEQVSVAYLEAVYSSLDK, from the coding sequence ATGCCTTTACAAATGCATGAAGATTTTATTAACCTAGCCAAAGAAAAACTTCGTGAGGACTATCGTTTACTTGGACTTCTTGCAGGGGGTTCCATGATTACAGGTTTTATGGATGAGTACAGCGACTTGGATTTAATTGTTGTATACGATGCCAGATACCGAGAAGAGATAATGGATTACCGCATTCAAATTGCAGAGAAACTAGGAAGTTTATTGTCTGCCTTTACAGGTGAACATGTGGGAGAGCCACGATTAATTATTTGCTTGTATGGAGCGCCGCCATTACACGTTGATTTAAAGTTTGTTACTGTTCAAGAACTTGAACAAAGGGTTGAGAATCCAATTATCCTTTGGGAGAGAGGCGCAGAAATAAGTGAATTAATTCAAAGAACATCACCGAGCTATCTATACTCTAGTCCCCAATGGATCGAGGATCGATTTTGGGTATGGGTGCATTATGGTGCGACAAAACTGGGAAGAGGAGAATTATTCGAGTTAATCGATCACCTTACCTATATGCGAAGCTCAGCGCTTGGACCACTGTTTCTTATCAAAAACGGTGAACTTCCAACAGGAGTAAGAAGACTCGAAAAATATGTGAGCGAAGAACTTGAAGAACTAAAGGAAACTGTTCCAAACCATAGTACAGAGAGTTGTTACCACGCTTTACAAATGACCATTCGGCTATATCAACAACTTCGTCAACATGTAGGGAATATCGAATATAAAAAAGAGGCGGAACAAGTTTCAGTTGCTTACCTTGAAGCTGTTTACTCCTCTTTAGATAAATAG
- a CDS encoding BMC domain-containing protein: MRSEALGLVETKGLVGSIEAADAMVKAANVTLIGKEMAGGGLVTVMVRGDVGAVKAATDAGAAAAKNVGELVSVHVIPRPHSEVEIILPAAKE, from the coding sequence ATGAGATCGGAAGCTCTTGGTTTGGTTGAAACAAAAGGACTGGTCGGTTCTATCGAAGCAGCGGACGCTATGGTCAAAGCGGCCAATGTCACCTTGATTGGCAAAGAGATGGCAGGCGGCGGCCTTGTTACCGTGATGGTACGAGGCGATGTAGGTGCTGTGAAGGCGGCAACGGATGCTGGCGCCGCGGCCGCGAAGAATGTAGGGGAACTCGTGTCGGTACATGTGATTCCTCGTCCCCACAGCGAAGTGGAGATCATCCTTCCGGCTGCTAAGGAATAA
- a CDS encoding sensor histidine kinase, with protein sequence MLKTNSPIATKVYARYSGILSLSKFSLLLHDNNGDVLLEFNPSPDFCRHICWENPTRPCADYLKRFTSGEQGRFVCCYGMENILLPIIVKDEVVGFISGMQAYSQEREFQKYLINTAELAEMKGLDLEFVAKAISAFPTIDKDQTDIHEQLCHHIARNIALDIAESEQDNTGIINRLSAEKEILEKKVIDLEAKNMSLVINPHFLFNTLNSIARIAYFEHSHTTEELIYCLSDLLRYNVKQDNQLHTIASEMDNIEKYLYIQKARFKNRLQYEIIVPNELKAYRIPNMVIQPIVENAVIHGITPKRDGGTVRLIAEKYKNDITISVIDNGNGFSPEVLKLIHQPDSKIGVGFRSTDSRLKRYFGEEYGLSIVKSDYSGSTINIRIPTQPNAR encoded by the coding sequence ATGCTGAAAACCAATAGTCCGATCGCAACCAAAGTATACGCACGATACAGCGGCATCCTGTCTCTATCCAAGTTCTCGCTGCTGCTGCACGATAACAATGGGGACGTGTTGCTGGAGTTCAATCCATCCCCTGATTTCTGCAGGCATATTTGTTGGGAGAATCCTACGCGGCCTTGCGCGGATTATTTGAAGCGCTTTACTTCAGGCGAACAGGGGCGGTTCGTTTGCTGTTACGGCATGGAGAATATTTTGCTGCCCATTATAGTCAAAGATGAGGTTGTTGGCTTCATATCGGGGATGCAAGCGTATTCCCAGGAGAGGGAATTTCAGAAGTATCTGATTAACACGGCGGAATTGGCCGAAATGAAGGGGCTGGATTTGGAGTTTGTCGCGAAGGCGATATCGGCTTTTCCAACCATTGACAAGGATCAAACAGATATTCACGAGCAGCTTTGCCATCATATCGCAAGGAATATTGCGCTCGACATCGCTGAAAGCGAGCAGGACAACACAGGGATTATCAATCGTCTGTCTGCGGAAAAGGAAATACTAGAGAAGAAAGTGATTGACTTAGAAGCCAAAAATATGTCTCTCGTCATCAATCCGCATTTCCTGTTCAATACGTTGAATTCCATTGCCCGCATCGCCTATTTCGAACACTCCCATACGACGGAGGAATTGATCTATTGCCTGTCCGATTTACTGCGATACAATGTGAAGCAGGATAATCAGCTTCATACCATCGCATCTGAAATGGATAACATTGAGAAGTATTTGTATATACAAAAAGCGCGTTTCAAGAACCGTCTACAGTATGAAATCATTGTTCCTAATGAATTAAAGGCTTATCGCATTCCGAATATGGTGATTCAGCCTATTGTGGAAAATGCAGTAATTCATGGAATTACCCCTAAGCGGGATGGAGGAACCGTTCGTCTGATTGCCGAAAAGTACAAAAATGATATCACCATTTCTGTTATCGACAATGGCAACGGGTTCTCGCCGGAGGTACTAAAGCTCATTCATCAGCCGGACAGCAAGATCGGCGTGGGTTTCCGGAGTACCGATAGCCGTTTGAAGCGTTATTTCGGAGAAGAGTATGGGTTATCGATCGTGAAATCTGATTACAGCGGGAGCACGATTAACATCCGCATCCCCACCCAACCAAATGCGAGGTGA
- a CDS encoding DMT family transporter — MKEAVASAGMLKQKMNSRFRRNGIAYGLISGLTFGLYSTVVALAMVREPFLGVVGAFAAPIVASAINDALAAIWLLIWNFKKGMIKEIGRSLVTIPGLMVAIAAVFGGPIANGAYLVGIDMAGAAAIPISALCPMFGAIFARMFLKQKIDKRVAVGMFICVIGAALISYVKPEGGVDNFTLGIIFALVAALGWGLEGVFATFGMSMLDSNIAITIREGVSGLVYIAVLIPIFSATDLFTSVLGSVSPMLIIAAAALFTAISFLTWYMANSMVGVAVGMSLNITYVLWGVVFAAIFLGSSLTPTIIAGAVIITIGALLVSMNPMDLFKKKEA; from the coding sequence ATGAAGGAAGCAGTGGCTTCGGCCGGCATGCTGAAACAAAAGATGAACAGTCGTTTCCGAAGAAATGGAATCGCTTACGGACTGATTTCCGGGTTAACGTTCGGCCTTTACAGTACTGTTGTTGCCCTGGCTATGGTGAGAGAGCCTTTTCTGGGGGTCGTAGGAGCGTTTGCGGCGCCTATAGTGGCATCGGCGATCAATGATGCTTTGGCGGCAATCTGGCTTTTGATCTGGAACTTCAAGAAAGGGATGATCAAAGAAATCGGCCGCAGTCTGGTAACCATACCGGGGTTGATGGTCGCAATTGCCGCGGTGTTTGGCGGTCCAATCGCCAACGGGGCCTATCTGGTTGGAATTGATATGGCTGGAGCGGCGGCTATTCCTATTTCGGCGCTTTGTCCTATGTTTGGTGCTATTTTCGCGCGAATGTTCCTGAAGCAGAAGATTGATAAACGGGTGGCCGTCGGCATGTTCATCTGTGTTATCGGAGCGGCGCTCATTTCTTATGTCAAGCCTGAAGGCGGAGTGGATAATTTCACACTAGGCATTATTTTTGCTCTGGTGGCCGCACTTGGCTGGGGATTGGAAGGCGTATTTGCTACTTTCGGGATGTCTATGCTTGATTCCAATATCGCCATTACCATTCGCGAGGGCGTTTCCGGACTCGTATATATTGCTGTTCTGATACCTATCTTCAGCGCGACAGATCTCTTTACTTCCGTACTTGGCTCCGTGTCGCCTATGCTCATTATTGCGGCTGCGGCCCTGTTTACGGCAATCTCTTTCCTGACATGGTATATGGCCAATAGTATGGTTGGCGTTGCTGTCGGAATGTCGCTCAACATTACCTATGTACTGTGGGGGGTTGTCTTTGCCGCTATCTTCCTCGGTAGTTCGTTGACTCCTACAATAATTGCCGGCGCAGTTATTATTACAATTGGAGCGCTTTTAGTTTCGATGAATCCAATGGATCTGTTCAAAAAGAAGGAGGCGTAA
- a CDS encoding response regulator transcription factor: protein MSIVMFVEDEPIEQEFLQSIAQEMLGAEDKLLICDTGMQAIKLAKQYRPDIIFMDIMLPEMDGISSLQEIRRFLPNACVTILSASSDFSSAQAAISLQVHEYLLKPVKPEKLRQMIRKGLEKAAQSEENGATETYQIESAQECQRFIQEAIDYIQQNYKDKLTLQMVASHVYMNAQYFSRIFKRELGVTYTDYVNKLKIAHACKLLETTGYPAYRISTECGFTDPSYFNRVFYKQMNMTPKEYKKSVLARV, encoded by the coding sequence ATGAGCATAGTTATGTTTGTTGAAGATGAACCGATAGAACAGGAATTTCTTCAATCCATCGCGCAGGAAATGCTAGGTGCTGAAGATAAGCTTCTTATTTGCGATACCGGTATGCAAGCGATTAAGCTCGCCAAGCAATATCGGCCGGATATTATTTTTATGGATATCATGCTGCCTGAAATGGATGGAATATCCTCGTTACAGGAAATTCGCCGCTTTCTCCCTAACGCCTGCGTGACGATTTTGTCCGCCAGCTCGGATTTCTCCTCTGCACAGGCGGCAATCAGTCTGCAGGTACACGAATATCTGCTTAAGCCGGTCAAGCCGGAAAAATTGCGGCAAATGATTCGTAAGGGGCTGGAGAAGGCCGCTCAATCCGAAGAAAATGGTGCAACCGAAACTTATCAGATCGAATCGGCTCAAGAATGTCAGCGCTTTATTCAAGAAGCCATCGATTATATTCAGCAAAATTACAAAGATAAGCTGACCCTGCAAATGGTGGCGAGTCATGTGTACATGAATGCCCAATATTTTAGCCGCATATTCAAAAGGGAGCTCGGCGTTACTTATACGGATTATGTGAACAAGCTCAAGATTGCACATGCCTGCAAGCTTCTTGAGACTACCGGGTATCCCGCCTATCGCATCTCTACAGAATGCGGCTTTACCGATCCGTCTTATTTCAACCGGGTATTCTACAAGCAAATGAATATGACGCCGAAGGAATACAAAAAAAGCGTTCTGGCTCGAGTTTAA
- a CDS encoding phosphate propanoyltransferase: protein MGNYEQVLSLLMEVVSGAGKAEKETRSIPLGISNRHVHLSQADVETLFGAGYTLSKMRDLSQPGQYACNETVTVCGPKGAIEKVRVLGPVRRQSQVEIMRGDCFKLGVKAPVRLSGELEGTPGITLVGPKGSVYITSGLMVAQRHIHMTPDDALYFGVTNGEMVSIQFDGLRGGGYNQVAIRVSSDAALDCHIDVEEANAMDLTSASVVTIIKNR, encoded by the coding sequence ATGGGGAACTATGAGCAAGTGCTTTCCTTGTTAATGGAGGTTGTATCCGGTGCTGGCAAGGCGGAAAAGGAGACTCGCTCCATCCCTTTAGGGATTTCAAACCGCCATGTGCATCTTTCTCAGGCTGATGTGGAGACGCTCTTCGGAGCCGGATATACGCTATCCAAAATGCGTGATTTGTCCCAACCTGGTCAGTATGCATGTAATGAGACCGTTACGGTCTGCGGTCCCAAGGGGGCCATCGAAAAAGTGCGTGTTCTCGGCCCAGTGCGGAGACAGAGCCAGGTAGAAATTATGCGGGGAGACTGTTTTAAGCTGGGCGTGAAAGCTCCAGTGCGCTTATCCGGGGAGCTTGAAGGCACACCGGGCATCACGTTGGTCGGGCCTAAGGGAAGCGTATATATTACCAGCGGCTTGATGGTTGCACAGCGCCACATTCATATGACGCCTGATGATGCCCTTTACTTTGGCGTAACCAACGGAGAAATGGTCAGTATTCAATTTGATGGTCTCCGGGGCGGAGGGTACAATCAGGTCGCAATCCGAGTTAGCAGTGACGCCGCTCTCGACTGTCATATCGACGTTGAAGAGGCTAACGCGATGGATCTCACATCGGCGTCTGTTGTCACAATCATAAAAAATCGCTAG
- a CDS encoding site-specific integrase produces MSTAVQLQEEIQDKTWGALLSGKISEELLLLSDPNGDYYWDKVEEKNIKYFVRQCAAHPWANHFALALICLSDRNLTPQSIMNITSSLNARFRDLFDHFKLSAMGEFLPTHIEQYVTGQILPDHSDRQRQSILTGYNTFMFNLKKWLGTKFNDEKQTALSAYLLPNLPYDNRDFSVRTKAITNAKTKRKEDTSAVTPLLPEIRAEGHLRWNQVSRLREAYRKAIMNVREQRLALPIEFHYDESEYVGERWHFILRDLKGFGQSQGENKRYRDFKDEDCILEFVKAEKLEDGSEGEGPWFLELLRLRLLGNWAPDQVSDERREAIVDYLNNWGYEIEEGGKIPSPFSTRNPGVLVQGFDVTRTAKITNKLLINIEPIYVACTFARFALDIITSSGARINELLQISYDKECCVVTVDKSVSPPRKNYIFRLIPKGREEPENYYLPEEVFRFMSEILKMLKESYSSDSIPEVEYDVDSRKHLLPPKRYIFQYQSRHVNVITLNAILRFLLHGIVIQSAEGNQVVLKAHLLRHAFATHAVQTEKIPVDIVKTLLHQKDIEVTSYYSAPTAQQVSESINSLHENWISYVDIQKGILRGPEELKEIYEDYREKVGTMSKVVGGICTIDSVCPTKMACVGCGAKVPRPEFKDEIAAFYNWAEESEKRFEQLGLLLEAKKMKIAKNRAKNELKEIQLIEKSQRDETYAPEIRITSNN; encoded by the coding sequence GTGTCTACAGCAGTGCAATTACAAGAGGAAATCCAAGACAAAACCTGGGGAGCCCTTCTTAGCGGTAAAATATCGGAGGAACTGTTACTTTTGTCTGATCCAAACGGAGATTACTACTGGGATAAAGTTGAGGAGAAAAATATCAAATATTTTGTTCGGCAATGTGCAGCTCATCCGTGGGCAAACCATTTTGCATTAGCGCTTATATGTTTGTCCGACCGAAATTTAACACCACAATCGATTATGAATATTACGAGTTCTCTGAATGCTCGATTTCGGGATTTATTCGATCATTTTAAGCTGTCGGCCATGGGGGAGTTTTTGCCAACACACATAGAACAGTACGTAACAGGTCAAATTCTGCCTGATCATTCTGATCGACAGCGGCAATCGATTTTGACAGGCTACAACACCTTTATGTTTAATCTGAAAAAATGGTTGGGTACGAAGTTTAACGATGAAAAGCAGACTGCTCTTTCCGCGTATCTGCTTCCTAATCTTCCTTATGATAATAGAGATTTTAGTGTTCGTACAAAGGCCATTACTAATGCAAAAACCAAGCGAAAAGAAGACACTTCGGCTGTAACACCTTTATTGCCTGAAATAAGGGCAGAGGGGCATCTTAGATGGAATCAAGTGAGCCGGCTGCGTGAAGCCTACCGTAAGGCCATTATGAACGTTAGAGAGCAGCGATTGGCACTTCCAATAGAATTTCATTACGATGAATCAGAATATGTAGGTGAACGATGGCATTTTATTCTTAGAGATCTTAAAGGCTTTGGCCAGTCCCAGGGTGAGAATAAGCGTTACAGAGATTTTAAAGACGAGGACTGTATTCTTGAATTTGTTAAAGCGGAAAAGTTAGAGGACGGGTCTGAAGGTGAGGGGCCGTGGTTTTTAGAGCTTCTAAGGCTAAGGTTGCTGGGTAACTGGGCCCCTGATCAAGTCTCGGATGAACGCAGAGAAGCAATAGTTGATTATCTTAATAATTGGGGATACGAGATAGAAGAAGGCGGGAAAATACCCTCTCCATTTTCTACTCGAAACCCCGGAGTACTGGTTCAAGGATTTGACGTAACACGAACTGCCAAGATTACGAATAAGCTTCTAATTAACATCGAGCCAATCTATGTGGCATGTACGTTCGCAAGATTTGCACTCGACATTATAACATCATCTGGTGCCAGAATTAATGAACTTCTGCAAATTAGTTATGATAAAGAATGCTGTGTGGTGACGGTAGATAAAAGTGTTAGTCCGCCAAGAAAAAACTACATTTTCCGATTGATCCCTAAAGGCAGGGAAGAACCAGAGAACTATTATTTGCCAGAAGAAGTCTTTAGGTTTATGTCTGAAATTCTGAAAATGCTCAAGGAATCCTATAGTTCCGATTCCATTCCAGAGGTCGAGTATGATGTTGATAGCAGAAAACATCTATTGCCACCGAAGAGATATATTTTTCAGTACCAATCGAGACACGTTAACGTTATAACACTTAATGCGATCCTTCGTTTTCTTTTGCATGGTATTGTGATTCAATCTGCAGAAGGCAATCAAGTTGTTTTGAAAGCTCATCTGTTGAGACATGCATTTGCTACACATGCGGTTCAAACGGAAAAAATACCGGTCGACATTGTGAAAACGCTGCTCCATCAAAAGGACATTGAGGTGACTTCATACTATTCTGCACCCACAGCTCAACAGGTTTCCGAATCAATAAACTCGCTTCACGAAAACTGGATTTCATATGTCGATATCCAAAAGGGGATTCTTAGGGGACCGGAAGAGCTTAAAGAGATTTATGAAGATTACCGCGAAAAGGTAGGAACCATGTCAAAGGTAGTGGGAGGTATATGTACTATTGACTCTGTATGCCCGACTAAAATGGCTTGTGTCGGATGTGGAGCAAAAGTTCCGCGTCCGGAATTTAAAGACGAAATAGCTGCCTTTTATAATTGGGCGGAGGAGAGTGAAAAACGATTTGAGCAGTTGGGTCTACTCCTTGAAGCAAAGAAAATGAAGATCGCAAAAAATAGAGCTAAAAATGAACTTAAGGAAATACAACTGATAGAGAAATCTCAAAGGGATGAGACATATGCGCCGGAAATCCGTATCACCTCAAACAACTGA
- a CDS encoding methyltransferase domain-containing protein — translation MKWRFANTIDCAHTDRVLQHVARPGEVLAEIHRVLRPGGRIVLAEPDWDTLIIDYPDLLVARAYTRFVTDIVVQNACIGRQLAGMAKRSGFDVAKVIPVTTVFEDVSEADKIFGIYRVTERAVAAGYMEADVARMWRDL, via the coding sequence ATTAAATGGAGATTCGCCAACACGATAGACTGCGCCCACACAGACCGTGTACTGCAGCATGTCGCCAGACCAGGAGAAGTACTGGCTGAAATCCACCGGGTGCTTCGCCCTGGGGGGAGAATTGTCCTCGCTGAGCCGGATTGGGATACGCTAATTATTGACTATCCCGACCTCTTGGTAGCGCGAGCCTATACTCGTTTTGTAACAGACATCGTCGTACAGAATGCTTGCATCGGGCGTCAACTTGCCGGGATGGCGAAGCGTTCTGGCTTCGATGTTGCGAAGGTGATACCCGTCACGACCGTATTCGAGGACGTCTCCGAGGCGGATAAAATTTTTGGTATCTACCGTGTGACGGAACGTGCTGTTGCTGCAGGGTACATGGAAGCCGATGTGGCCCGAATGTGGAGAGATCTATAG